Proteins encoded within one genomic window of Macrotis lagotis isolate mMagLag1 chromosome 3, bilby.v1.9.chrom.fasta, whole genome shotgun sequence:
- the LOC141516867 gene encoding olfactory receptor 10AG1-like, which yields MAGDNLTIVVEFILLGFSEVPSLQGFLFCIFLIIYLGVLIGNGLLIVIIKMDPALQTPMYFFLGNFSFLEICYTSVTLPRMLADLWTQKRTISFLACAVQFCFLYMLGMAECLLLAVMAYDRYVAICKPLYYPLIMNQKLCVQLVVASWVIGVPVIIGETYQTFCLNFCGPNKLDHFFCDVAPILKLVCGDSYITEVSVQLSAFAYLLIPSLLILTSYVKIIITILNLPSSSGRTKAFSTCSSHLVVVGLFYGSGSIVYFQPKSSYSRGSLKVFSLFYATVTPMVNPLVYSLRNKDVIAVLKKLLHK from the coding sequence atggcaGGGGACAATCTTACAATTGTGGTGGAATTCATTCTCCTGGGATTTTCTGAAGTTCCCAGTCTCCAAggatttctcttttgtattttcttaatcATCTACCTAGGTGTATTGATAGGAAATGGCCTCCTCATTGTCATAATTAAGATGGATCCAGCTCTCCAAactcccatgtattttttccttggaaacttttctttcttggaaATATGTTACACATCTGTCACCCTTCCCAGAATGTTGGCAGATCTCTGGACTCAGAAGAGAACTATCTCATTCCTTGCCTGTGCTGtacaattttgtttcctttatatgCTGGGTATGGCAGAGTGCTTGCTCCTGGCTGTGATGGCTTATGACCGTTATGTGGCCATCTGCAAGCCTCTCTATTATCCTCTCATCATGAACCAAAAGTTATGTGTCCAACTGGTTGTGGCTTCCTGGGTGATCGGTGTTCCAGTAATTATAGGTGAGACATATCAGACCTTCTGTCTCAATTTTTGTGGTCCAAACAAACTTGACCATTTTTTCTGTGATGTAGCACCAATACTAAAATTGGTCTGTGGAGACTCATATATAACAGAGGTCTCTGTCCAACTTTCTGCATTTGCATATTTATTAATTCCTTCTCTATTGATACTTACATCCTACGTTAAAATTATAATCACTATCCTGAATCTGCCTTCAAGCTCAGGACGAACCAAAGCCTTTTCTACCTGTTCTTCCCATCTCGTGGTTGTGGGCTTATTCTATGGGTCTGGAAGTATTGTGTATTTTCAGCCAAAATCCAGTTACTCTAGAGGATCATTGAAAGTATTTTCTCTATTCTATGCCACTGTGACCCCAATGGTCAATCCCTTGGTATATAGTCTGAGAAATAAGGATGTAATTGCTGTCCTGAAGAAACTGCTACATAAGTGA
- the LOC141516868 gene encoding olfactory receptor 10AG1-like: MEQNNLTLVMEFILLGFSDLPNLQGLLFGIFLAIYLSILTGNCLLIVISKIDPALQTPMYFFLRNLSLLETCFTSVTLPRMLADLWSQKRTISLLACAVQTCFLYIFGVAECLLLAAMAYDRYVAICKPLYYPLIMNHKICVQLVVASWMIGVPVLIEETYQVFSLNFCGPNKINHIFCDAPPLFKLACGDTYYVEVSVHVVALLFVTIPFLLILSSYAKIITTIPKLPSTSGRSKAFSTCSSHLMVVCLFYGSGSIVYLQPKSSQSAGSGKVLALFYTTVIPVFNPLIYSLRNKEVIAAMRKIFLK; this comes from the coding sequence ATGGAACAGAACAATCTCACTCTCGTGATGGAATTCATTCTCCTGGGATTTTCTGACCTTCCCAACCTTCAGGGGCttctctttggaattttcttagccaTCTATCTAAGTATACTGACAGGAAATTGTCTTCTCATTGTCATAAGCAAGATTGATCCAGCTCTCCAAactcccatgtattttttccttaggaaCCTATCATTATTGGAAACCTGTTTCACATCGGTCACTCTTCCCAGAATGTTGGCAGATCTCTGGTCCCAAAAAAGAACCATTTCACTCCTAGCATGTGCTGTACAGACttgcttcctttatatttttggaGTGGCAGAGTGCTTGCTCCTGGCTGCGATGGCTTATGACCGTTATGTTGCCATCTGTAAGCCTCTGTACTATCCTCTGATCATGAATCACAAGATTTGTGTCCAACTAGTCGTGGCTTCCTGGATGATTGGAGTCCCAGTGCTGATAGAGGAGACATACCAGGTCTTCTCTCTGAACTTTTGCGGTCCTAACAAAATCAATCATATTTTCTGTGATGCTCCACCTTTATTCAAATTGGCTTGTGGGGACACCTATTATGTAGAAGTATCTGTCCATGTCGTGGCACTGTTATTTGTCACAATTCCCTTTTTATTAATACTTTCCTCCTATGCCAAAATCATCACGACCATCCCGAAACTACCTTCAACTTCAGGGAGATCCAAAGCCTTCTCCACTTGTTCTTCTCATCTTATggttgtgtgtttattttatgggTCTGGGAGTATTGTGTATTTGCAGCCAAAATCCAGTCAATCAGCAGGATCAGGCAAAGTGCTTGCCCTTTTCTATACCACTGTCATCCCTGTGTTTAACCCCCTGATATACAGCCTGAGAAACAAAGAAGTCATTGCTGCaatgaggaaaatatttcttaagtga